One region of Chitinophaga varians genomic DNA includes:
- a CDS encoding right-handed parallel beta-helix repeat-containing protein, protein MKKISMFFALLFVGSQSLYAQTVPVPATPLNGSSGYMPHPGFTWSAVPEAGSYDIMIAADTGFTNILAQRASLPVTRYVPLQPLPAGKLYWRVKAVDASGNGSPWSARYSYTVATIANVYTVPDNSTYAQVKAILDTAVKHTPATVQFAANGHYALDPGAAGSFMFSYTGVNDLIVDGNQATITVMNHPETGFLNFRNSNRITVKGFTVDWDPLPHSLLDIIQVDTSNPNTLNVRARLRGVAGQTSPYYPAITNNPSFTTHWSWAYLLDPAHPGAVKPGIGNAFGLVPGDAAYIAGTSPAEYNIVHPGSTSGKYFATGDILTILCRTNMGSFISTTNCTDLTFSNITNYASPMGCYYAFDGGDMKVLNCHSALKDNTRFVSANADGVHCRGNTIGPWVENSSFTGNGDDGVALYNKGMVITAKNATNSLTVKSDYMNLKTGDRFDIYIPKTGNIISQNFTVTSVQANTGQGTFTVQFTPAIADSSYAAMTDINLSDQQQNAQLYNSTRRNELFYVYNNQFTVRGRGVILRAANGAVDSNRLYNCSSPAVALYNEAAQWINGLYSSKVSILRNNIRDCAYDNLGADEGAITVKFKKIVLQGSRYIDAIAPSRPHQGILINNNTIENFAQHGITLFNATGSKVGHNTFNSNVSGFIQPGLHYGIYLNTTDSCTISGNNFSAETRPLTAVIQQTNSTNVVIVP, encoded by the coding sequence ATGAAAAAGATCAGTATGTTTTTTGCCCTGTTGTTTGTTGGCTCCCAGTCCCTGTACGCGCAAACCGTTCCTGTACCCGCCACGCCGCTGAATGGCAGCTCCGGCTATATGCCCCACCCTGGTTTTACCTGGAGCGCTGTTCCCGAAGCCGGCAGTTACGATATCATGATCGCAGCCGATACCGGTTTTACCAACATACTCGCACAACGTGCAAGCTTGCCCGTTACCCGTTATGTGCCACTTCAGCCACTCCCCGCCGGGAAACTCTATTGGCGGGTCAAAGCGGTCGATGCCAGTGGCAACGGCAGCCCATGGTCTGCCCGTTACAGCTATACGGTCGCCACTATCGCCAACGTATACACGGTGCCGGACAACAGTACCTATGCCCAGGTGAAAGCTATTCTTGACACCGCCGTCAAACATACGCCGGCCACGGTGCAGTTTGCAGCCAACGGCCATTATGCCCTGGACCCCGGCGCCGCCGGCAGTTTTATGTTCTCTTACACCGGCGTCAACGATCTGATCGTCGATGGCAACCAGGCAACAATTACGGTCATGAACCACCCGGAAACAGGTTTTCTGAACTTCCGCAATTCCAACCGTATCACGGTCAAAGGGTTTACGGTTGACTGGGACCCGCTGCCCCATTCACTCCTGGACATCATCCAGGTAGATACCAGTAATCCCAATACGCTCAATGTACGGGCGAGGCTTCGCGGCGTAGCCGGACAAACATCACCCTACTACCCTGCCATCACCAATAACCCGTCGTTCACCACACACTGGTCATGGGCCTACCTGCTGGACCCTGCGCACCCCGGTGCAGTAAAACCCGGCATAGGCAATGCTTTCGGGCTGGTGCCCGGTGACGCTGCGTATATTGCCGGCACCAGTCCCGCAGAGTACAACATTGTGCATCCCGGTTCCACTTCCGGCAAATACTTCGCCACAGGCGATATCCTCACTATCCTGTGCCGCACCAATATGGGCTCGTTTATCAGCACCACCAACTGCACCGATCTCACTTTCAGCAACATCACCAACTACGCCAGCCCGATGGGATGTTACTACGCTTTTGATGGCGGGGACATGAAAGTGCTCAATTGCCATTCCGCTCTAAAAGACAATACCCGCTTCGTCTCTGCCAATGCCGACGGGGTACATTGCCGTGGCAATACCATCGGTCCTTGGGTGGAAAATTCCTCCTTTACCGGCAACGGCGACGATGGCGTGGCACTCTATAACAAAGGCATGGTGATCACTGCTAAAAACGCGACTAACAGCCTCACTGTAAAAAGCGATTACATGAACCTCAAAACAGGTGACCGCTTCGATATCTATATTCCGAAAACAGGCAATATCATCTCCCAAAACTTCACCGTCACCAGCGTACAAGCCAATACAGGACAGGGCACTTTCACCGTGCAGTTCACGCCTGCTATTGCAGACAGCAGCTATGCGGCCATGACAGATATCAATCTATCAGACCAGCAACAGAACGCACAACTATACAACAGCACTCGTCGCAATGAACTGTTTTATGTGTACAACAACCAGTTCACGGTCCGTGGCCGCGGTGTGATCCTGCGTGCTGCCAATGGTGCGGTTGACAGCAATCGTCTGTATAATTGTTCCTCTCCCGCTGTAGCCTTGTACAACGAGGCCGCACAGTGGATCAATGGCCTGTACAGCAGCAAGGTCAGTATTTTACGCAATAACATCCGTGACTGTGCCTATGATAACCTGGGTGCAGATGAAGGCGCCATTACCGTAAAATTTAAGAAGATCGTTTTACAGGGTAGCCGTTATATAGATGCCATCGCGCCTTCCCGGCCCCACCAAGGCATCCTGATCAATAATAATACAATAGAAAACTTTGCGCAGCATGGTATCACTTTGTTCAATGCCACAGGCAGCAAGGTGGGACATAATACTTTCAACAGTAATGTCAGCGGGTTTATCCAGCCGGGGCTGCATTATGGCATTTATCTGAACACGACAGACAGTTGCACCATCAGCGGGAATAACTTCTCCGCAGAAACGCGGCCATTAACAGCTGTGATACAACAGACTAATTCCACCAATGTGGTGATAGTTCCCTAA
- a CDS encoding tetratricopeptide repeat protein yields the protein MLQRSVEKSCIVFFFSLLLIYSGLSAQRSGLVSSDVLYKLALKARNEEKDYPKAIKFCKKALSQSPDYTDIRLLLGKLYQETGQPVAAAFEWNAVLRKDPDNSDALHSLVNLYYSQGNASEAACYVDMLLAKTPLDKDLLLKKYGLAQESGDVVTQATTMGLLRSHYISDPKVASLLEDYQMQAARRGRKSGDLGGSEKMYAQVLLKDKNNIEALQGMASIMEREGRPREAISYYSQLSALQPDSALWRLKRSAIQLAGGNYTAALEDAKWLHKRYPGQALYKQHLADVYTALARQSDTTTVYTEQLLKLQPDNKALYIQLINQADQRGDYTAANDWCNKALQAFPGDVDILRKQIGIQEKMQDHSTATATAGKLLQLHPGATHEQIYTDLQLSRANRLVQMQKPEEAAAVLQAALKQVPGRSELLLLLANIKTGLGEPQTALSLVDQVLAKQPADTALLFKKSGLLEATQHYDEAAAISERLMARYPAVTRYRQAYIDQTMLAARNAMAQKQYNTAEPLLLKVLQYAPVNKDAWMYLINMKNGQQQTAQALDYTTRALHQFNNDSLLLQKKSALLQQAGQYTAASTIAADLHRQYPADTALRQMYLDQLLAYGKQLREKQQWDSAWTLYQTAYALAPADTNVLYDLTATATARKQYDSVLVYANKGLALNASQPALLSQKANALEQLHRYADAALVAGQLRKLQPGEKKWQQYADHLNGYTYKNQIGVIHLQSVYSRDLEPASITSLQYLHRFQRGTITGRVNYGTREAGNGIQLEAETYYTHNPRYYSYGLFGWSNSDVFPTVRAGYSLFRNFNKGWEGELGARYVKSDSINTYSAVASVAKYFGNYWVNLRGFFTNDEHQWYQAYTLTNRFYFNDQKDFIALIGNIGASPDDRSRNFQFGKVAGFTSTSLTAGFQKTIRARATIGAYGTWTRQQIPQQSYLHQFDTYLLFLWNFK from the coding sequence ATGTTACAGCGGAGTGTGGAAAAGAGTTGTATTGTATTCTTCTTCTCCTTGTTATTAATATACTCAGGACTGAGCGCACAACGCAGCGGCCTCGTTTCTTCCGACGTGTTGTATAAACTTGCTTTAAAAGCACGCAACGAAGAAAAAGATTATCCCAAAGCGATTAAATTCTGTAAAAAGGCTTTGTCCCAAAGCCCGGACTATACAGACATCCGCCTCCTGCTGGGTAAATTATACCAGGAAACCGGTCAGCCCGTGGCTGCCGCCTTTGAATGGAACGCAGTACTCAGAAAAGATCCTGACAATAGTGACGCCCTGCATTCACTGGTCAACCTTTACTACAGCCAGGGCAATGCTTCCGAAGCAGCCTGTTATGTGGACATGTTGCTGGCGAAGACACCGCTCGACAAAGACCTGCTGCTCAAAAAATACGGACTGGCACAGGAAAGCGGCGATGTGGTCACACAGGCGACCACCATGGGACTGTTACGCAGCCACTATATATCAGATCCCAAAGTAGCATCCCTGCTGGAAGACTATCAGATGCAGGCCGCCCGCCGCGGCCGTAAATCCGGCGACCTGGGCGGATCTGAGAAAATGTACGCGCAGGTATTGCTGAAAGACAAAAACAATATCGAAGCATTACAGGGAATGGCCTCTATTATGGAAAGAGAAGGCCGCCCGCGGGAAGCGATCTCCTATTACAGTCAATTATCGGCCCTGCAGCCGGACAGCGCGCTGTGGCGACTGAAACGCTCTGCTATACAACTGGCCGGCGGTAACTATACCGCTGCGCTGGAAGACGCCAAATGGCTGCACAAACGCTATCCCGGTCAGGCGCTGTACAAACAACACCTGGCAGACGTATACACGGCCCTGGCACGACAGTCAGACACCACAACCGTATACACCGAACAGCTGCTGAAACTTCAGCCAGACAATAAAGCTTTATACATCCAACTGATCAATCAGGCCGATCAGCGCGGCGACTATACTGCCGCCAACGATTGGTGCAATAAAGCATTACAGGCATTTCCCGGTGATGTCGACATCCTGAGAAAACAGATCGGCATACAGGAGAAAATGCAGGACCACAGCACGGCCACCGCCACAGCCGGCAAGCTGTTGCAGCTTCATCCCGGAGCGACGCATGAGCAAATCTATACCGACCTGCAACTCTCACGCGCCAACAGGCTGGTACAAATGCAGAAACCGGAAGAAGCTGCTGCCGTCCTGCAAGCGGCCCTCAAACAAGTGCCTGGCAGGAGCGAGCTGCTGCTACTACTGGCCAATATAAAAACCGGCCTGGGTGAACCACAGACAGCCTTGTCCCTCGTTGACCAGGTGCTGGCCAAACAGCCGGCCGACACCGCTTTGCTGTTTAAAAAATCAGGCCTCCTGGAAGCCACCCAACATTACGACGAAGCGGCGGCCATCAGCGAAAGACTCATGGCCCGCTACCCCGCCGTAACACGTTACCGTCAGGCGTATATAGATCAAACCATGCTGGCAGCCAGAAATGCCATGGCACAAAAGCAATATAATACCGCAGAGCCATTACTGTTGAAAGTGTTGCAATATGCGCCGGTCAACAAGGACGCCTGGATGTACCTGATCAATATGAAAAACGGGCAGCAGCAAACGGCACAGGCACTGGATTATACCACCCGCGCATTACATCAGTTTAACAACGACTCCCTGCTGCTGCAAAAGAAATCCGCTCTGTTACAACAGGCCGGTCAGTATACCGCGGCCAGCACGATCGCTGCTGACCTGCACCGCCAGTACCCCGCAGATACCGCACTGCGGCAAATGTACCTCGACCAGCTGCTGGCATATGGTAAACAATTGCGCGAAAAACAACAATGGGACAGCGCCTGGACATTATACCAAACCGCCTATGCCCTGGCACCAGCCGATACCAACGTGCTGTACGACCTCACCGCCACCGCTACGGCCCGTAAACAGTACGACTCCGTGCTGGTATATGCCAACAAAGGCCTGGCTTTAAATGCCAGCCAGCCGGCGCTGCTGTCGCAGAAAGCCAATGCACTGGAGCAACTGCACCGCTATGCGGATGCGGCACTCGTAGCAGGACAGCTGCGTAAACTACAACCCGGTGAAAAAAAATGGCAACAATACGCAGACCACCTCAACGGCTATACGTATAAAAACCAGATCGGCGTGATCCATCTGCAATCTGTTTACAGCAGAGACCTGGAGCCGGCCAGTATCACTTCCCTGCAATACCTGCACCGTTTTCAGCGGGGCACCATCACCGGAAGGGTTAACTATGGTACCAGGGAAGCCGGCAACGGTATCCAGCTGGAAGCAGAAACCTACTATACCCACAATCCCCGGTACTATTCCTACGGATTGTTCGGATGGTCCAACTCCGACGTGTTCCCTACCGTCCGCGCCGGTTATTCCCTCTTCCGGAATTTCAATAAAGGCTGGGAAGGTGAGCTGGGTGCGCGTTACGTAAAAAGCGACAGTATCAATACTTATTCTGCCGTGGCCTCCGTAGCAAAATATTTCGGCAACTACTGGGTGAACCTGCGTGGTTTCTTCACCAACGACGAACATCAATGGTACCAGGCGTATACGCTGACCAACCGTTTTTACTTCAATGACCAGAAGGACTTCATCGCCCTGATCGGTAATATCGGCGCCTCTCCGGACGACCGCAGCCGTAACTTCCAATTCGGTAAAGTGGCAGGGTTCACCTCCACATCGCTTACCGCAGGGTTTCAGAAAACCATCCGGGCAAGGGCCACCATCGGCGCCTACGGCACCTGGACAAGGCAGCAAATACCACAGCAATCATATCTGCATCAATTTGATACCTATTTGTTATTCCTCTGGAATTTCAAATAA
- a CDS encoding HEAT repeat domain-containing protein produces the protein MDTTTSLREWLDDLFYYFAYFPLVIQIAIIVSVLAVTGTIAAYVYMILFRWRKQRRAKKERPMREQVNDLLLEHIIYKAVGDPDAPVVLPLDAFRALPLHKKWVAGVLIDQLLEYRNNFTGDIPQLLRQLYLDLGLHHKSAVALRSGQRKAVTNALVELSGMGVLLEKEHVLALTQSPDRYIRELACSYWVQCSPDAPFEFFSHVKEPLLAWEQFELFRIISLRKDIPMPSFAQWIDTRYHPSVISLCLKLAAYFQQPEAIPAMIKMLDTPDEQLRALTINNLGKLMALEAEPILVKMYPQQPDSCKLEILKALGRIGSGDFIDFLRQELEQTEDFLLMKHAAHSIVAHKALASGLIARLQESLTGTRQQVLQHSLNPLIKY, from the coding sequence ATGGATACCACAACATCGCTCCGGGAGTGGTTGGACGATCTTTTCTATTATTTCGCCTACTTCCCGCTGGTGATTCAGATAGCTATCATTGTTAGCGTGCTGGCCGTTACCGGTACTATCGCGGCATATGTGTACATGATTCTTTTCCGGTGGCGAAAACAGCGCCGCGCAAAGAAAGAAAGGCCGATGCGCGAGCAGGTGAACGACCTATTGCTGGAACACATTATCTACAAGGCTGTAGGTGATCCGGACGCTCCGGTAGTATTGCCACTGGACGCATTCAGGGCGCTCCCGCTGCATAAAAAGTGGGTGGCCGGCGTACTGATCGACCAGTTGCTGGAATATCGCAATAACTTCACCGGCGATATTCCACAACTGCTCCGGCAGCTCTACCTCGACCTGGGACTGCACCACAAATCCGCGGTAGCCCTGAGGTCCGGCCAGCGTAAAGCGGTCACCAACGCCCTGGTGGAATTATCCGGCATGGGCGTGCTGCTCGAAAAAGAACATGTACTGGCCCTCACCCAGAGCCCCGACCGGTACATCCGCGAATTAGCATGTTCCTATTGGGTACAATGCTCCCCTGATGCACCGTTTGAATTTTTCAGTCATGTAAAAGAACCACTGCTGGCATGGGAACAGTTTGAACTGTTCCGGATTATTTCCCTCCGGAAAGACATCCCCATGCCCTCCTTCGCTCAATGGATCGACACACGGTACCATCCCAGTGTTATCTCTTTGTGCCTTAAGCTGGCAGCTTATTTCCAGCAGCCGGAGGCCATTCCGGCGATGATTAAAATGCTGGACACCCCCGACGAACAACTGCGGGCGCTGACCATCAACAACCTCGGCAAACTGATGGCACTGGAAGCTGAACCAATACTGGTGAAGATGTACCCCCAACAACCGGACAGTTGTAAACTGGAAATACTGAAAGCCCTGGGCCGTATCGGCTCCGGAGACTTCATTGATTTCCTCCGGCAGGAACTGGAACAGACAGAAGATTTTCTATTGATGAAACACGCCGCGCATTCCATTGTAGCACACAAAGCACTCGCCAGTGGCCTGATAGCCCGGTTACAGGAATCGCTCACCGGCACCAGGCAACAGGTACTGCAACACAGTCTGAACCCCCTGATTAAATATTAA
- a CDS encoding glycosyltransferase family 2 protein, whose product MQTAILKHITDFYESAIFIYCAGLFLFYILLAVLSLIAIRRSLWKNKIRGQQMLVASPLTPGISVIAPAYNEGVTIIANVRSLLALNYPRFEVVIVNDGSKDDTLQKLIDEFELTEVNFAYRQQIPSQAVKRFFKSTNPAYSKLLVLDKVNGKSKADAVNAGINASSFDYFLNTDVDCILARDTLLKLIKPFMDDPQRVIATGAPLRAANSCDVEAGVITRVRVPRSLLPRFQEMEYIRSYLLGKMGWTFINAVPNVSGGLGLFDKDIVIKSGGYDPGSFGEDMDMVVRMCRYMCEQDLPYRIHYIPETLCWTEVPATYKIFFRQRVRWARGLAQIFGKHRKVLFNPKYKKLGLIIFPYNFFFELLAPLIEFAGIIYYIYIIVNHLINWDYAIILLVFIYTFSILITSLSMLWDQLIFRYYQSWKEVCQLCILALAEPFIYHPTVLFCAIRGYFNQLTGKKHTWGNMQRQGFNQSPNLQKTI is encoded by the coding sequence ATGCAAACTGCGATACTCAAACACATAACCGATTTCTACGAAAGCGCGATATTCATCTATTGTGCCGGGTTATTCCTCTTTTACATCCTGCTGGCCGTGTTGTCACTCATCGCCATCCGCCGCAGCCTGTGGAAAAATAAAATAAGAGGCCAGCAAATGCTGGTGGCCTCTCCCCTGACGCCCGGCATATCGGTGATCGCACCGGCCTACAATGAAGGCGTCACCATCATCGCCAACGTACGGTCACTGCTGGCGCTCAACTACCCCCGGTTTGAGGTGGTCATCGTAAACGATGGCAGCAAAGACGATACCCTGCAAAAACTAATCGACGAATTTGAACTGACAGAAGTCAACTTCGCCTACCGTCAACAGATCCCCAGTCAGGCCGTAAAACGTTTCTTTAAATCCACCAACCCGGCTTATTCCAAATTGCTGGTGTTGGATAAGGTCAATGGCAAAAGCAAGGCCGATGCGGTGAACGCCGGCATCAACGCCTCTTCTTTCGACTATTTCCTGAATACTGACGTAGATTGTATCCTGGCCCGCGACACCCTGCTGAAACTGATCAAACCCTTCATGGACGATCCGCAAAGAGTGATTGCCACCGGCGCCCCTTTGCGTGCGGCCAACTCCTGCGATGTGGAAGCCGGCGTGATCACCCGCGTACGGGTGCCCAGGTCGTTGCTGCCCCGCTTCCAGGAAATGGAATATATCCGTTCCTACCTGCTGGGCAAAATGGGCTGGACCTTCATCAACGCCGTTCCCAACGTGTCCGGCGGCCTTGGTTTATTTGACAAGGACATCGTGATCAAATCCGGCGGTTATGATCCCGGCTCTTTCGGCGAAGACATGGACATGGTGGTACGCATGTGCCGGTACATGTGCGAACAGGACCTGCCCTACCGCATCCACTATATCCCTGAAACACTTTGCTGGACGGAAGTTCCGGCCACCTACAAAATATTCTTCCGGCAACGGGTACGCTGGGCCAGAGGCCTCGCACAAATTTTCGGCAAACACAGAAAAGTATTGTTCAACCCGAAATACAAAAAATTAGGGCTGATCATCTTCCCCTATAACTTCTTCTTTGAGCTCCTGGCCCCCCTGATCGAGTTTGCAGGTATCATCTATTACATCTACATTATAGTAAACCACCTGATCAACTGGGACTACGCGATCATTCTCCTCGTGTTTATCTATACTTTCTCGATATTGATCACTTCCCTCTCTATGTTGTGGGACCAGCTGATTTTCCGCTACTACCAAAGCTGGAAAGAAGTATGCCAGCTCTGTATTCTCGCACTGGCAGAGCCTTTCATATATCACCCGACGGTACTCTTTTGCGCCATCAGAGGATATTTTAATCAGCTCACCGGTAAAAAACATACCTGGGGAAATATGCAGCGGCAAGGATTCAATCAATCTCCAAACCTTCAAAAAACCATCTAA
- a CDS encoding response regulator transcription factor: protein MYSVLLVEDDEFVCKAIEIILRKQDYIISIARNGQDAMQYLQKSKFDLVITDLMLPYANGMELVSKMRNELHLDIPILVLSAVTHEKTITEGFDIGVDDYLKKPFNPAELSSRVKRLIQQKEKNHLIH from the coding sequence ATGTATAGTGTTCTCTTAGTGGAAGATGATGAATTTGTTTGTAAGGCAATTGAAATCATTTTAAGAAAACAGGATTATATCATCAGTATCGCCAGAAACGGGCAAGATGCGATGCAGTATCTCCAAAAATCCAAATTTGACCTGGTTATCACAGACCTGATGTTACCATACGCCAATGGCATGGAACTGGTCAGTAAAATGCGTAACGAGCTTCATCTCGATATTCCGATATTGGTTTTATCTGCAGTTACACACGAAAAAACCATCACGGAAGGCTTCGACATCGGCGTGGATGATTATCTGAAAAAGCCGTTTAATCCGGCAGAACTTTCTTCACGAGTAAAACGTCTGATTCAACAAAAAGAAAAAAACCATTTGATTCATTAG
- a CDS encoding SRPBCC domain-containing protein, with the protein MKKVTEKRVFVQVEKTFDEPAETIFDAWLDIEMLSHWMFGPAVRNEEILNLTNDPRPGGRFSYQVKRGNEILNHIGAYLEVKRPYLLVFTWGVDIEPAEESVVTIRIAPTATGSLLQLEHDMDLKWSAYADRTEEGWTYMIGLLHDYLQRKKAK; encoded by the coding sequence ATGAAAAAAGTAACCGAAAAACGCGTTTTTGTTCAGGTGGAAAAGACTTTTGACGAGCCCGCCGAAACTATTTTCGATGCCTGGCTGGATATAGAAATGCTCAGCCACTGGATGTTTGGTCCCGCTGTGCGCAACGAGGAAATTCTGAACCTCACCAATGACCCACGCCCGGGAGGCCGCTTCAGCTACCAGGTGAAACGTGGCAACGAGATACTCAACCACATCGGTGCTTACCTGGAAGTAAAACGTCCTTACCTGCTGGTATTCACGTGGGGCGTAGATATTGAACCGGCAGAGGAAAGCGTGGTGACCATCCGCATTGCGCCTACCGCCACTGGTAGCCTCCTGCAACTGGAACATGATATGGACCTTAAATGGTCAGCTTATGCAGACCGTACGGAAGAAGGATGGACTTATATGATCGGGTTGCTGCATGATTATCTGCAACGGAAGAAAGCCAAATAA
- a CDS encoding ArsR/SmtB family transcription factor has product METRRDVFHAIADPTRRAILHMLAGKKMNLNAVADRFDISRPAISRHIKVLTECGMVIIKQEGRERYCIANPQPLKEVEAWMKTYKDFWADSLDALDEFLKKQRTRKK; this is encoded by the coding sequence ATGGAGACGAGACGAGATGTTTTTCATGCCATCGCTGACCCTACCCGGCGCGCTATCCTGCATATGCTGGCAGGAAAGAAGATGAACCTGAACGCCGTGGCGGACCGGTTCGACATCAGCCGCCCGGCCATTTCCCGGCATATTAAGGTATTGACGGAATGCGGGATGGTGATCATTAAACAGGAGGGACGTGAACGTTATTGTATCGCCAACCCTCAGCCATTAAAGGAAGTGGAGGCGTGGATGAAGACCTATAAAGACTTCTGGGCTGACAGCCTCGACGCCTTGGATGAATTCCTGAAAAAACAACGTACCAGAAAAAAATAA
- a CDS encoding LacI family DNA-binding transcriptional regulator, producing the protein MKRHQVTIVDIAKALQLSKSTVSRALTGHPSVKADTRQAVLELAEKMDYQRNMLAISLITRKTNTIGIIVPEFTSSYFPNVTIGAQEVASKAGYNTVICQSNESYETEVANTKVMLANQVDGILVSLSKETRNFDHLKIFQRKGIPIVFFNRVCDDMDVPKVIVDDFEGAYKAVSHLLERGRKRIAHLSGPTSLRISEKRLNGYKAALKKHNVPYDENLVIPYDLNTDMVHIYVTHLLSLPQPPDAIFAISDPTAIEIIQVIKKKGLRVPEDMAVVGFSNDFASGLIHPSLTTVAQPVKEIGRTAAQLLIDQINRDLSDWKSIIRVLKTELIVRESS; encoded by the coding sequence ATGAAACGACACCAGGTGACCATCGTCGACATTGCCAAAGCGCTACAGCTTTCCAAGTCAACTGTCTCCCGCGCGCTGACGGGCCATCCCAGCGTGAAAGCCGATACCCGGCAGGCGGTATTGGAGCTGGCGGAGAAAATGGACTATCAACGGAACATGCTGGCCATCAGCCTCATCACCCGGAAAACCAATACCATCGGGATAATTGTCCCTGAATTCACCAGTTCCTATTTTCCCAATGTGACCATCGGGGCACAGGAAGTGGCCAGCAAAGCAGGATACAATACCGTCATCTGCCAGTCCAACGAAAGCTATGAAACGGAAGTGGCCAACACAAAGGTGATGCTGGCCAACCAGGTAGACGGTATTCTGGTATCGCTCAGTAAAGAGACCCGGAATTTCGATCACCTGAAGATCTTCCAGCGCAAGGGTATTCCCATTGTTTTTTTTAACCGGGTATGCGATGATATGGATGTGCCTAAAGTTATCGTGGACGATTTTGAGGGCGCCTACAAGGCGGTCAGCCACCTGTTGGAAAGAGGCCGTAAAAGGATCGCGCACCTGTCGGGCCCCACCTCGCTGCGCATCAGCGAAAAGAGACTGAACGGCTACAAGGCGGCGCTGAAGAAACACAACGTACCTTATGATGAAAACCTCGTCATTCCTTACGACCTCAACACAGATATGGTGCATATCTATGTGACGCACCTGCTCAGCCTTCCACAGCCGCCGGACGCTATCTTCGCCATCAGCGACCCTACGGCCATTGAAATTATCCAGGTCATCAAAAAGAAAGGGCTCAGGGTACCGGAAGACATGGCGGTAGTAGGATTCAGCAACGACTTTGCCTCCGGCCTGATACATCCGTCGCTCACTACCGTGGCGCAACCGGTAAAAGAGATCGGCAGAACGGCCGCGCAGCTGCTGATTGACCAGATCAACCGCGACCTGTCTGACTGGAAAAGCATTATCCGTGTGCTTAAAACCGAACTGATCGTCCGCGAGTCCAGCTGA